From a single Cytophagales bacterium WSM2-2 genomic region:
- a CDS encoding 23S rRNA (guanosine(2251)-2'-O)-methyltransferase RlmB, which produces MNNKDTIFGTRAVMEAIKAGREIEKIFIQAGLNNELIRELINTAQSRKVPFTFVPQQKLNTLGGKNHQGVVCQLAVVQYASLESIIDKCYNEGREPFFLILDRITDVRNFGAIARTVECAGLDAIIIGDKGNAPISADAMKTSAGALNHLPVCREKDMHKTFLFLKDNGVQIVACTEKAEKSLYEAELNSPLAIIMGSEEDGISPQMLKDADYLAKIPMQGQISSLNVSVAAGIAIYEAVRQKAAKPK; this is translated from the coding sequence ATGAACAACAAAGACACCATTTTTGGTACACGTGCAGTCATGGAAGCGATCAAAGCGGGTCGTGAGATCGAAAAAATATTTATCCAGGCAGGACTCAATAACGAATTGATCCGCGAACTAATTAACACCGCCCAGTCCCGCAAGGTGCCTTTTACATTTGTTCCCCAGCAGAAACTAAATACCCTTGGTGGAAAAAACCATCAGGGAGTCGTTTGCCAGTTGGCGGTGGTGCAGTATGCATCTCTCGAAAGCATTATCGATAAATGTTATAACGAAGGACGTGAACCATTCTTTTTGATCCTGGATCGCATCACGGATGTGCGCAACTTTGGAGCGATTGCACGAACAGTGGAATGTGCCGGCCTCGATGCTATCATCATTGGAGACAAAGGCAATGCCCCAATCTCTGCTGACGCGATGAAGACGAGCGCAGGAGCTTTGAATCACTTACCTGTTTGCCGCGAAAAAGACATGCACAAGACGTTCCTGTTCTTAAAAGATAATGGTGTCCAAATTGTGGCATGCACGGAGAAAGCTGAGAAGTCATTGTATGAAGCCGAACTGAATTCTCCCCTGGCAATAATCATGGGATCGGAAGAAGACGGTATCTCTCCTCAAATGTTGAAAGATGCCGATTACCTGGCGAAAATCCCGATGCAAGGTCAAATCAGTTCGCTTAATGTTTCAGTAGCTGCAGGCATTGCGATCTACGAGGCAGTACGGCAGAAAGCAGCGAAACCAAAATAG